The following coding sequences are from one Microtus pennsylvanicus isolate mMicPen1 chromosome 1, mMicPen1.hap1, whole genome shotgun sequence window:
- the Gmfg gene encoding glia maturation factor gamma isoform X3 has protein sequence MSDSLVVCEVDPELKEKLRKFRFRKETDNAAIIMKVDKDRQMVVLEEEFQNISPEELRSELPERQPRFVVYSYKYVHADGRVSYPLCFIFSSPVGCKPEQQMMYAGSKNRLVQTAELTKVFEIRTTDDLTESWLQEKLAFFR, from the exons TCGGACTCCCTGGTCGTGTGTGAAGTGGACCCGGAGTTAAAGGAAAAGCTGAGGAAATTCCGCTTCCGAAAAGAGACCGACAATGCAGCCATCATAA TGAAAGTGGACAAAGACCGGCAGATGGTGGTGCTGGAGGAAGAATTCCAG AACATTTCTCCAGAGGAACTTAGATCTGAGTTGCCAGAGAGACAACCCAG GTTCGTGGTTTACAGCTACAAGTACGTGCATGCCGATGGCAGGGTGTCTTACCCTCTGTGCTTCATCTTCTCCAGCCCCGTGG GCTGCAAGCCTGAGCAACAGATGATGTATGCGGGGAGCAAAAACAGACTGGTGCAGACGGCGGAGCTTACGAAG GTGTTTGAAATCCGCACCACAGACGACCTCACGGAGTCCTGGCTTCAAGAAAAGTTAGCTTTCTTTCGTTGA
- the Gmfg gene encoding glia maturation factor gamma isoform X2, whose product MSDSLVVCEVDPELKEKLRKFRFRKETDNAAIIMKVDKDRQMVVLEEEFQNISPEELRSELPERQPRFVVYSYKYVHADGRVSYPLCFIFSSPVGCKPEQQMMYAGSKNRLVQTAELTKVFEIRTTDDLTESWLQEKLAFFR is encoded by the exons ATG TCGGACTCCCTGGTCGTGTGTGAAGTGGACCCGGAGTTAAAGGAAAAGCTGAGGAAATTCCGCTTCCGAAAAGAGACCGACAATGCAGCCATCATAA TGAAAGTGGACAAAGACCGGCAGATGGTGGTGCTGGAGGAAGAATTCCAG AACATTTCTCCAGAGGAACTTAGATCTGAGTTGCCAGAGAGACAACCCAG GTTCGTGGTTTACAGCTACAAGTACGTGCATGCCGATGGCAGGGTGTCTTACCCTCTGTGCTTCATCTTCTCCAGCCCCGTGG GCTGCAAGCCTGAGCAACAGATGATGTATGCGGGGAGCAAAAACAGACTGGTGCAGACGGCGGAGCTTACGAAG GTGTTTGAAATCCGCACCACAGACGACCTCACGGAGTCCTGGCTTCAAGAAAAGTTAGCTTTCTTTCGTTGA